In Marinicauda algicola, one DNA window encodes the following:
- the secA gene encoding preprotein translocase subunit SecA, with translation MLSIARKLFGSSNDRAIKQMAKDVQKINALEPEFEALSDEQLKAKTGEFRERLGTGEKLDDLLHEAFAAVREAAKRSLGQRHYDVQLMGGMVLHQGDIAEMKTGEGKTLVSTLAAYLNALPGKGVHVVTVNDYLARRDSEWMGRVFAKLGMTTGVILNGMMDEERRRNYACDITYGTNNELGFDYLRDNMKYALKDMVQFGGREADKATHAYAIVDEVDSILIDEARTPLIISGRTEDRTEFYKTIDALIPLLDEEDYTVDEKSRSVSFTEEGNEHVEEILREKGLLESGELYDVENVATVHHLNQALKAHTIFKKDKDYILREDKVILIDEFTGRMMPGRRLSDGLHQAIEAKEGVDIQPENQTLASITFQNYFRLYDKLAGMTGTAATEAGEFDSIYGLGVVEIPTNKPIARLDEEDELYRTAKEKYDAIIASIEEANAKGQPILVGTVSIEKSETLSDLLKKRKIKHQVLNARYHEQEASIIAQAGVPGAVTIATNMAGRGTDIQLGGNVDYRIADWVEQQKQKGKEPTEDEIKAEREKIAADVAEKKKQALEAGGLYVIGTERHESRRIDNQLRGRSGRQGDPGRSKFFISVEDDLLRIFAPERLDAIMRTMGMKEGEAIQHPWMSKAVETSQKKVEARNFDIRKNILKYDDVMNDQRKAIFEQRIEFMTSQNVTDVIKDMREQVAEDIVRRHIPPKAYPDQWDSEGLAEDVKKYFALDLPIVDWAGEEGIADEEILERLNKAQSESYAEKAANTGPELMRRIEKQILLQTIDLHWREHLQQLDALRSVIGLRGYAQRDPLNEFKTEAFSLFEHLLDELRFETTRILSNIRIEPAGMAPPRPPQDITPVHRDPQTGRNEMRPEGAPPTPPTQGVLAGAARSAAAGDAFDADRPETWGKIARNAPCPCGSGKKFKHCHGSVSAV, from the coding sequence ATGCTCTCCATCGCCCGCAAGCTCTTCGGTTCATCCAACGACCGCGCCATCAAGCAGATGGCCAAGGACGTGCAGAAGATCAACGCGCTCGAACCCGAGTTCGAGGCGCTCTCCGACGAGCAGCTGAAGGCGAAGACGGGCGAGTTCCGCGAGCGGCTCGGGACGGGCGAGAAGCTCGACGATCTCCTGCACGAGGCCTTCGCGGCGGTGCGCGAGGCCGCCAAGCGGTCGCTGGGCCAGCGCCATTACGACGTCCAGCTGATGGGCGGCATGGTGCTGCACCAGGGCGATATCGCCGAGATGAAGACCGGCGAGGGCAAGACGCTGGTCTCCACTCTCGCCGCCTATCTCAACGCCCTGCCGGGCAAGGGCGTGCACGTGGTCACCGTCAACGACTACCTCGCCAGGCGCGACTCCGAGTGGATGGGCCGTGTGTTCGCCAAGCTCGGCATGACGACCGGCGTGATCCTCAACGGCATGATGGACGAGGAGCGCCGCCGCAACTACGCCTGCGACATCACCTACGGCACCAACAACGAACTCGGCTTCGACTATCTGCGCGACAACATGAAGTACGCGCTCAAGGACATGGTCCAGTTCGGCGGGCGCGAGGCGGACAAGGCGACCCACGCCTACGCGATCGTCGACGAGGTGGACTCCATCCTGATCGACGAGGCGCGCACGCCGCTGATCATCTCCGGGCGCACCGAGGACCGGACGGAGTTCTACAAGACGATCGATGCGCTGATCCCGCTGCTGGACGAGGAGGACTACACCGTCGACGAGAAGTCGCGCTCGGTCAGCTTCACCGAGGAGGGCAACGAGCATGTCGAGGAGATCCTGCGGGAGAAGGGCCTGCTCGAGAGCGGCGAACTCTACGACGTGGAGAACGTCGCCACGGTCCATCACCTCAACCAGGCGCTGAAAGCCCACACGATCTTCAAGAAGGACAAGGATTACATCCTGCGCGAGGACAAGGTGATCCTGATCGACGAGTTCACCGGGCGCATGATGCCGGGACGGCGCCTGTCCGACGGCCTGCACCAGGCGATCGAGGCCAAGGAAGGCGTGGACATCCAGCCGGAGAACCAGACCCTCGCCTCGATCACCTTCCAGAACTATTTCCGCCTCTACGACAAGCTCGCCGGCATGACCGGCACGGCCGCGACCGAAGCGGGCGAGTTCGACTCCATCTACGGGCTCGGCGTGGTGGAGATCCCTACCAACAAGCCGATCGCGCGCCTCGACGAGGAAGACGAGCTCTATCGCACCGCGAAGGAGAAGTACGACGCGATCATCGCCTCCATCGAGGAAGCGAACGCGAAGGGCCAGCCCATCCTGGTCGGTACCGTCTCGATCGAGAAATCCGAAACGCTCTCCGACCTCCTGAAGAAGCGCAAGATCAAGCACCAGGTGCTCAATGCGCGCTATCACGAGCAGGAAGCCTCGATCATCGCCCAGGCCGGCGTGCCCGGTGCGGTGACCATCGCCACCAACATGGCCGGCCGCGGCACCGACATCCAGCTCGGCGGCAATGTCGACTACCGCATCGCGGACTGGGTCGAGCAGCAGAAGCAGAAGGGCAAGGAGCCGACCGAGGACGAGATCAAGGCCGAGCGCGAGAAGATCGCGGCCGACGTCGCGGAGAAGAAGAAGCAGGCCCTCGAGGCGGGCGGCCTCTACGTCATCGGCACGGAGCGCCACGAGAGCCGGCGCATCGACAACCAGCTGCGCGGACGTTCGGGACGCCAGGGCGATCCCGGCCGCTCGAAATTCTTCATCTCGGTGGAGGACGACCTGTTGCGCATCTTCGCGCCCGAACGGCTGGACGCGATCATGCGCACGATGGGGATGAAGGAGGGCGAGGCCATCCAGCACCCCTGGATGAGCAAGGCGGTGGAGACCTCGCAGAAGAAGGTCGAGGCGCGCAATTTCGACATCCGCAAGAACATCCTCAAGTACGACGATGTCATGAACGACCAGCGCAAGGCGATCTTCGAGCAGCGCATCGAGTTCATGACCTCGCAGAACGTCACCGACGTCATCAAGGACATGCGCGAGCAGGTCGCCGAGGACATCGTGCGCCGCCACATTCCGCCCAAGGCCTATCCCGACCAGTGGGACAGCGAGGGGCTGGCCGAGGACGTGAAGAAGTATTTCGCCCTCGATCTGCCCATCGTGGACTGGGCCGGGGAGGAAGGCATCGCCGACGAGGAGATCCTGGAACGCCTCAACAAGGCGCAGAGCGAGTCCTACGCAGAAAAGGCCGCCAATACCGGCCCGGAACTGATGCGCAGGATCGAGAAGCAGATCCTGCTCCAGACCATCGACCTGCACTGGCGCGAGCACCTGCAGCAGCTCGATGCGCTGCGCTCGGTGATCGGGCTGCGCGGCTACGCCCAGCGCGATCCGCTCAACGAGTTCAAGACCGAGGCCTTCTCCCTGTTCGAGCACCTGCTCGACGAGCTGCGCTTCGAAACCACGCGCATCCTGTCGAACATCCGGATCGAGCCGGCCGGCATGGCGCCGCCTCGCCCGCCGCAGGACATCACGCCGGTCCATCGCGATCCTCAGACGGGCCGCAACGAGATGCGCCCCGAGGGGGCTCCGCCGACGCCCCCGACCCAGGGCGTGCTCGCCGGCGCGGCGCGCTCGGCCGCGGCCGGGGACGCCTTCGACGCGGACAGGCCCGAGACCTGGGGCAAGATCGCGCGCAACGCGCCCTGCCCGTGCGGCTCGGGCAAGAAGTTCAAGCACTGCCATGGATCAGTCAGCGCGGTCTGA
- a CDS encoding peptidylprolyl isomerase has translation MTAIFPFTMRPAPVLAAALLVLSACGPQAGEGGEGTGAGAQRSPVAYAFTDLEPMGEDDAIAAEVGATAIYVSDVRREAAAQELVEDPAALTSADPAFQQVLSELIEQRLLALEARRQELDADPEARRRLAAAEERILGNILVETAVSRSVSEEAIRRVYEEQVRLIPPTEEVRARHILVATREEAEEVARLLSEGEDFATLAAQVSEDPATRFEGGDLGYFTREGILPAFASVAFETPVGQVSEPFETEFGWHVLTVVDRRNQPRPSLEEMRPRIVRFLTLEGIQSLLDEIRETYPVTRVAAPAPQELRAVPEVDRPEDLPGESGPDVDLPADPG, from the coding sequence ATGACCGCCATCTTCCCCTTCACCATGCGCCCGGCGCCCGTGCTCGCCGCGGCCCTGCTCGTGCTCTCCGCCTGCGGACCGCAGGCGGGCGAGGGCGGCGAGGGGACTGGCGCGGGCGCGCAGCGCAGCCCGGTCGCCTACGCCTTCACCGATCTGGAGCCGATGGGCGAGGACGACGCGATCGCCGCCGAGGTCGGGGCCACGGCGATCTACGTCTCCGACGTGCGCCGCGAGGCGGCGGCGCAGGAGCTCGTCGAGGACCCCGCCGCGCTCACCTCCGCCGATCCGGCGTTCCAGCAGGTGCTCTCCGAGCTCATCGAGCAGCGCCTGCTCGCACTGGAAGCGCGCCGGCAGGAACTCGATGCGGACCCGGAAGCGCGCCGGCGCCTGGCCGCTGCCGAGGAGCGCATCCTCGGCAATATCCTGGTGGAGACCGCGGTGTCGCGCTCGGTGAGCGAGGAGGCCATCCGGCGCGTCTACGAGGAACAGGTCCGCCTCATCCCTCCCACCGAGGAGGTGCGCGCGCGCCACATTCTCGTCGCCACGCGCGAGGAGGCCGAGGAGGTCGCGCGCCTGCTGTCGGAGGGCGAGGACTTCGCCACGCTCGCCGCGCAGGTCAGCGAGGACCCCGCCACCCGGTTCGAGGGCGGCGATCTGGGGTATTTCACGCGCGAGGGCATCCTGCCCGCCTTCGCCTCGGTGGCGTTCGAGACGCCGGTAGGGCAGGTTTCCGAGCCTTTCGAGACCGAGTTCGGCTGGCACGTTCTCACCGTCGTCGACCGGCGCAACCAGCCGCGCCCGAGCCTGGAAGAGATGCGCCCGCGCATCGTGCGCTTCCTCACGCTGGAGGGCATCCAGAGCCTGCTCGACGAGATCCGCGAGACCTATCCGGTCACCCGGGTCGCCGCCCCGGCGCCGCAGGAATTGCGTGCCGTCCCCGAGGTCGACAGGCCCGAGGACCTACCCGGCGAATCCGGGCCCGATGTCGATCTGCCCGCCGACCCGGGTTAA
- a CDS encoding (deoxy)nucleoside triphosphate pyrophosphohydrolase, producing MHAETRNILLVSACALLDTDGRVLITRRPEGKAMAGLWEFPGGKVEPGETPERAVVRELREELGVEPCERCLQPFAFASHPLDGGGHLLMPLYVCRKWDGFPDPKEGQAIAWVRTGELKDYPMPPADIPLAAELRDRLTGARVLD from the coding sequence ATGCATGCTGAGACCCGGAATATCCTGCTCGTGAGCGCCTGCGCCCTGCTCGACACCGACGGGCGTGTGCTGATCACGCGAAGGCCCGAAGGCAAGGCGATGGCCGGCCTGTGGGAATTCCCCGGGGGGAAGGTCGAGCCCGGCGAAACCCCCGAACGAGCCGTGGTGCGCGAACTGCGCGAGGAACTGGGAGTGGAGCCGTGCGAGCGTTGCCTGCAGCCATTCGCCTTCGCCTCCCATCCGCTCGACGGCGGAGGCCATCTGCTGATGCCGCTCTATGTCTGCCGCAAGTGGGACGGCTTCCCCGATCCGAAGGAGGGCCAGGCGATCGCCTGGGTGCGCACCGGCGAGCTGAAGGACTACCCCATGCCGCCGGCCGACATTCCGCTGGCAGCGGAGCTGCGCGACCGGCTCACCGGAGCGCGCGTGCTCGACTGA
- a CDS encoding methyltransferase domain-containing protein codes for MTETHPASPAPRQPAEAAAGGPPVLFDRTLLKRRRERAAGEFDAFDFLHARAAEDLVDRLTAVTRDFDTCLMLGGGGALGRALKARPDAAGKLGRVIEADLSPALAARSAWSGVALDEEHLPIAEESVDLVLSCLSLHWTNDLVGALIQINRALKPDGFFACALFGGATLTELRQSLMAAEGELKGGVSPRVSPFADTVDMAGLLARAGFAMPVSDVDRVKARYPNAFALMRDLRKMGETSALKDRPRTPVAKSFFVRTAEIYAETFAEADGKMPATFEIIHAAGWAPHPDQPKPKRPGSAQVRLAEALGVSERSAGEKAGG; via the coding sequence ATGACCGAGACACATCCAGCCTCCCCAGCGCCGCGCCAGCCGGCCGAGGCGGCGGCGGGCGGCCCGCCCGTCCTGTTCGACCGCACGCTCCTCAAACGCCGGCGCGAGCGCGCCGCGGGCGAGTTTGACGCCTTCGACTTCCTGCACGCAAGGGCGGCCGAGGACCTGGTCGACCGGCTGACGGCCGTCACGCGCGATTTCGACACCTGCCTGATGCTGGGCGGGGGCGGTGCGCTGGGCCGGGCGCTGAAGGCGCGCCCGGACGCGGCGGGCAAGCTCGGCCGGGTCATCGAGGCCGATCTCTCCCCGGCGCTGGCGGCGCGGAGCGCCTGGTCCGGCGTCGCGCTCGACGAGGAGCATCTCCCGATCGCCGAGGAGAGCGTCGATCTCGTGCTTTCCTGCCTCTCGCTGCACTGGACCAACGATCTCGTCGGCGCCCTCATCCAGATCAACCGGGCCCTGAAGCCCGACGGCTTCTTCGCCTGCGCCCTCTTCGGGGGCGCGACGCTCACCGAGCTGCGCCAGTCCCTGATGGCGGCCGAGGGCGAGCTGAAGGGCGGGGTCAGCCCCCGCGTCTCCCCCTTCGCGGACACGGTGGACATGGCAGGTCTCCTGGCACGGGCGGGCTTTGCCATGCCGGTCAGCGACGTGGACCGCGTCAAGGCGCGCTACCCCAATGCCTTCGCGCTGATGCGCGATCTGAGGAAGATGGGCGAGACGAGCGCCCTGAAGGACCGGCCGAGGACACCGGTAGCGAAATCCTTCTTCGTGCGCACGGCCGAGATCTATGCGGAGACGTTCGCCGAAGCCGACGGCAAGATGCCCGCCACGTTCGAGATCATCCATGCGGCAGGGTGGGCCCCGCATCCCGATCAGCCGAAGCCGAAGCGGCCCGGCAGCGCGCAGGTGCGCCTGGCCGAGGCGCTCGGGGTGAGCGAGCGGAGCGCCGGCGAGAAGGCGGGCGGCTAG
- a CDS encoding ComF family protein, whose amino-acid sequence MLERKAAGAARWLADLVWPPLSALSNAPVGRPGELTPQDWSKIVFLEAPWCSACGVPFPYPAGEGALCGACAARAPVYSRARSAFVYDAQSRTLVLSLKHGGRTDALAAFGPWMARAGAECLAGADVLLPVPLHPRRLRQRRFNQSFLLARAVSRASGVPLDAHVLRRMRATPSQGGLSAKGRARNVAGAFAVREAAKAGVKGRRFVLVDDVFTTGATLEACARALKRAGAEDVSAITLSRVVKPVDPLK is encoded by the coding sequence GTGCTCGAAAGAAAAGCGGCGGGGGCGGCGCGCTGGCTCGCCGATCTGGTCTGGCCGCCGCTCTCGGCCCTGTCGAACGCGCCGGTCGGCCGGCCCGGCGAACTCACGCCGCAGGACTGGTCGAAGATCGTCTTTCTCGAGGCGCCGTGGTGCAGCGCCTGCGGGGTGCCTTTTCCCTATCCGGCGGGCGAGGGGGCCCTGTGCGGCGCGTGCGCGGCGCGGGCCCCGGTCTATTCGAGGGCGCGATCGGCCTTCGTCTACGACGCCCAGAGCCGCACGCTCGTCTTGTCGCTGAAGCATGGCGGGCGCACCGACGCGCTGGCCGCGTTCGGGCCGTGGATGGCCCGGGCCGGAGCGGAGTGCCTCGCAGGGGCCGATGTCCTACTCCCCGTGCCGCTGCATCCGCGCCGCCTGCGCCAGCGCCGCTTCAACCAGTCCTTCCTGCTGGCCCGTGCCGTGTCGCGCGCGAGCGGCGTTCCGCTCGATGCCCACGTCCTCAGGCGCATGCGCGCCACACCGAGCCAGGGCGGGCTCTCGGCCAAGGGGCGCGCGCGCAACGTCGCGGGCGCGTTCGCGGTGCGCGAGGCGGCGAAGGCGGGCGTGAAGGGTCGGCGCTTCGTGCTGGTCGACGACGTTTTCACCACCGGCGCGACGCTGGAGGCCTGCGCGCGGGCGCTGAAGCGGGCCGGTGCCGAAGATGTGAGCGCGATCACGCTGTCACGCGTTGTTAAGCCGGTCGATCCTCTTAAATAA
- the grxC gene encoding glutaredoxin 3: MAKVTIYTRPMCPYCVRAVQLLKQKGVDFEEIDAGFDRLKKEEMVSRANGARTFPQIFVGETHVGGCDDMFALERRGEFDALLQREGAR, translated from the coding sequence ATGGCCAAAGTCACGATCTACACCCGCCCGATGTGCCCCTACTGCGTGCGCGCGGTGCAGCTGTTGAAGCAGAAGGGCGTCGATTTCGAGGAGATCGATGCCGGCTTCGACCGCCTGAAGAAGGAGGAGATGGTCTCCCGGGCGAACGGCGCGCGCACCTTCCCGCAGATCTTCGTCGGCGAGACCCATGTGGGTGGCTGCGACGACATGTTCGCGCTCGAACGCCGGGGCGAGTTCGACGCGCTTCTGCAACGCGAAGGCGCCAGATGA
- a CDS encoding carbon-nitrogen hydrolase family protein, translating into MSRVKVALIQMRSGTDPERNLDDAEAMIREAAGQGAKFVLTPETTNLVQKDTQRLFETLKSPVEDPAPIRFARLAEALKIDLLAGSFALLGADGRAVNRSHLFGPDGEVKALYDKIHMFDVEIGGGESWKESANYKPGDRAAIADAAGMKVGLSICYDLRFPYLYRRLAQAGALALTVPSAFTRPTGRAHWEVLLRARAIETGSWVLAPAQGGRHEDGRKTWGHSMVVGPWGEVVGALSGDDPGILYAEIDAEEALEARRRIPALSHDREITGPGKPA; encoded by the coding sequence ATGAGCCGCGTGAAGGTCGCCCTCATCCAGATGCGCTCGGGCACCGACCCCGAACGCAATCTCGACGACGCGGAGGCCATGATCCGCGAGGCGGCGGGCCAGGGCGCGAAATTCGTGCTGACGCCCGAGACCACCAATCTCGTCCAGAAGGATACCCAAAGGCTCTTCGAGACGCTGAAGAGCCCGGTCGAGGATCCGGCCCCGATCCGCTTCGCCCGGCTCGCCGAGGCGCTGAAGATCGATCTCCTGGCCGGGAGCTTCGCCCTGCTGGGCGCCGACGGGCGGGCGGTCAACCGCTCGCACCTGTTCGGGCCGGACGGGGAGGTGAAGGCGCTCTACGACAAGATCCACATGTTCGACGTCGAGATCGGCGGGGGCGAGAGCTGGAAGGAGTCGGCCAATTACAAGCCGGGCGACCGCGCCGCCATCGCCGATGCGGCGGGCATGAAGGTCGGGCTCTCCATCTGCTACGATCTCAGATTCCCCTATCTCTACAGGCGCCTGGCCCAGGCCGGCGCGCTCGCGCTGACGGTGCCGAGCGCCTTCACCCGGCCCACCGGGCGCGCGCACTGGGAGGTGCTGCTGCGCGCGCGCGCGATCGAGACCGGCTCCTGGGTGCTCGCCCCGGCCCAGGGCGGCCGCCACGAGGACGGGCGCAAGACCTGGGGGCACTCGATGGTCGTCGGGCCGTGGGGCGAGGTTGTCGGGGCCCTATCCGGCGACGACCCGGGCATTCTCTATGCGGAGATCGACGCGGAGGAGGCGCTCGAGGCGCGCCGGCGCATTCCCGCCCTGAGCCATGACCGCGAGATCACCGGTCCGGGAAAGCCGGCATGA
- a CDS encoding DUF1178 family protein, producing MIRYALQCAEEHRFEAWFSSSSDYDRQAEAGLVECPHCGSLEVRKQVMAPAIARGERRETMAAGGPQGLGDFETLARKVQAHIRNNFDYVGPDFANEARAMHAGDKPERLIYGEATREESEKLAEDGIPCAPLPAPFAPVPPKKAN from the coding sequence ATGATCCGCTACGCCCTCCAGTGTGCCGAAGAGCACCGCTTCGAGGCCTGGTTCTCCTCCTCTTCCGACTACGACCGGCAGGCCGAGGCCGGCCTCGTCGAGTGTCCGCATTGCGGCTCGCTCGAGGTTCGAAAGCAGGTCATGGCCCCGGCGATCGCAAGGGGGGAGAGGCGCGAGACGATGGCTGCGGGCGGGCCGCAGGGGCTTGGCGATTTCGAGACGCTCGCGCGCAAGGTCCAGGCCCATATCCGGAACAATTTCGACTATGTCGGACCCGACTTCGCAAACGAGGCCCGCGCCATGCATGCCGGGGACAAGCCGGAGCGCCTGATCTACGGCGAGGCCACCCGCGAGGAGAGCGAGAAGCTCGCCGAGGACGGCATCCCCTGCGCCCCGCTGCCCGCCCCGTTCGCCCCGGTCCCGCCGAAGAAGGCGAACTGA
- a CDS encoding glutathione S-transferase family protein, whose translation MITVHHLENSRSQRVLWLLEELQIPYEVKRYERDKRTMLAPKDLYEVHPLGKSPVITENGVTVAETGAIFEYILEAHGAGPLMPERGTPDARAVTYWLHYAEGSAMTPLLLKLVFSRLPENAPFVMKPVVRAVANKTMDGFVDPRVAEHVDYWEKSLEETGWFAGQHFTLADIMMSFPLEAASTRADLSGRPAIRSFLERVHAREAYQAALQRGGPYAYA comes from the coding sequence ATGATCACCGTGCATCACCTGGAAAACTCGCGCTCGCAGCGCGTGCTCTGGCTCCTCGAGGAGCTGCAGATCCCCTACGAGGTCAAGCGCTACGAGCGCGACAAGCGCACGATGCTCGCGCCGAAGGACCTCTACGAGGTCCACCCGCTCGGCAAGAGCCCTGTGATCACCGAGAACGGTGTGACGGTGGCCGAGACCGGGGCGATCTTCGAATACATCCTGGAGGCCCACGGCGCCGGTCCGCTGATGCCGGAGCGGGGCACGCCCGATGCGCGCGCCGTCACCTACTGGCTGCACTATGCCGAGGGCTCGGCGATGACGCCGCTGCTGCTCAAGCTCGTCTTCTCGCGCCTGCCGGAGAACGCGCCCTTCGTCATGAAGCCGGTGGTCAGGGCGGTGGCGAACAAGACGATGGACGGCTTCGTCGATCCGCGGGTGGCCGAGCATGTGGACTACTGGGAAAAGAGCCTGGAAGAGACCGGCTGGTTCGCCGGCCAGCACTTCACTCTCGCCGACATCATGATGAGCTTCCCGCTCGAGGCCGCGAGCACGCGCGCCGACCTGTCGGGCAGGCCCGCGATCAGGAGCTTCCTGGAACGCGTCCACGCCCGCGAGGCCTACCAGGCCGCCCTGCAGCGCGGCGGACCCTACGCCTACGCGTGA
- a CDS encoding GNAT family N-acetyltransferase encodes MRIPGIVLTDDSPPPASFSAFRAACGWGEISPELARQALERSLLACTAKDSDAEIVGFGRIVGDGLYLYMQDMIVSPAWRGRGIGDAIAKRLIERAEAGFPGARIMLMCAQGAEAFYERHGFTARPAPGFGPGMQRLR; translated from the coding sequence GTGCGGATCCCCGGCATTGTCCTCACAGACGACAGTCCGCCACCCGCCTCGTTCAGCGCATTTCGCGCCGCCTGTGGCTGGGGAGAGATTTCACCGGAGCTTGCCCGGCAGGCTCTCGAGCGGTCGCTCCTGGCCTGTACGGCCAAGGACAGCGACGCAGAGATCGTAGGCTTCGGCCGGATCGTGGGAGACGGACTCTATCTGTACATGCAAGATATGATCGTCAGTCCGGCATGGCGAGGACGCGGAATCGGCGACGCGATCGCAAAACGGCTCATCGAACGGGCCGAGGCGGGGTTTCCCGGCGCCCGGATCATGCTGATGTGCGCGCAGGGGGCTGAGGCCTTTTACGAACGCCACGGCTTCACCGCCCGGCCTGCGCCGGGCTTCGGACCCGGCATGCAGCGACTGCGTTGA
- a CDS encoding thiolase family protein, which produces MSDDPIVIVGMARTPMGGLLGELAPLSANELGAEAVKAALAEAGVAGDDVDMIYMGNVLGAGQGQAPARQAAIKAGLPKSVEATTLNKMCGSGMQAAIMGRAAIHAGDASVIVAGGMESMTNAPHLLANHRTGFKYGHDMVKDHMAQDGLEDAYEKKAMGVYADMIASEHQFTREDQDAYAIETLKRAQKANENGGFKREITPITISTKGGDVTIDTDELPRRAKPEKIPQLRPAFSKDGTVTAANASAISDGAAALVMMRLSEAERRGLKPIAKITATAAHAHEPKYFTTAPVPAMRKVLEKAGWSTKDVDLWEINEAFAVVPMIAIKELGLSHEIINVNGGACALGHPIGASGARIMVTLLAAMEAHDLKKGVASLCIGGGEATAVALERMQ; this is translated from the coding sequence ATGAGCGACGATCCGATTGTCATCGTGGGCATGGCCCGCACGCCGATGGGCGGCCTCCTGGGCGAGCTCGCCCCCCTGTCGGCCAACGAACTCGGCGCCGAGGCGGTCAAGGCCGCCCTCGCCGAGGCCGGCGTCGCCGGCGACGATGTCGACATGATCTACATGGGCAACGTGCTCGGCGCCGGTCAGGGCCAGGCCCCGGCCCGCCAGGCCGCGATCAAGGCCGGCCTGCCCAAGTCCGTCGAGGCCACGACGCTGAACAAGATGTGCGGCTCGGGCATGCAGGCCGCGATCATGGGCCGCGCCGCGATCCACGCCGGCGACGCCAGCGTGATCGTGGCGGGCGGCATGGAATCCATGACCAACGCCCCGCACCTGCTGGCGAACCACCGCACCGGCTTCAAGTACGGCCACGACATGGTCAAGGACCACATGGCCCAGGACGGGCTGGAAGACGCCTACGAGAAGAAGGCGATGGGCGTGTATGCCGACATGATCGCGAGCGAGCACCAGTTCACCCGCGAGGACCAGGACGCCTACGCCATCGAGACCCTGAAGCGGGCCCAGAAGGCGAACGAGAACGGCGGCTTCAAGCGCGAGATCACCCCGATCACGATCTCCACCAAGGGCGGCGACGTGACGATCGACACCGACGAGCTGCCCCGCCGCGCCAAGCCGGAGAAGATCCCGCAGCTGCGCCCGGCCTTCTCCAAGGACGGCACGGTGACCGCCGCGAACGCGTCCGCCATCTCCGACGGCGCGGCCGCGCTCGTCATGATGCGCCTGTCCGAGGCCGAGCGCCGCGGCCTGAAGCCGATCGCCAAGATCACCGCAACCGCCGCCCACGCGCACGAGCCGAAATACTTCACCACCGCGCCGGTCCCCGCGATGAGGAAGGTGCTGGAAAAGGCCGGCTGGTCGACGAAGGACGTCGATCTGTGGGAGATCAACGAGGCGTTCGCCGTGGTGCCGATGATCGCCATCAAGGAACTCGGCCTGTCCCACGAGATCATCAACGTGAACGGCGGCGCCTGTGCGCTCGGCCACCCGATCGGCGCCTCGGGCGCGCGCATCATGGTGACCCTGCTGGCCGCCATGGAAGCCCACGACCTGAAGAAGGGCGTCGCCTCGCTGTGCATCGGCGGCGGCGAAGCCACGGCGGTGGCGCTGGAGCGTATGCAGTAG
- a CDS encoding type II CAAX prenyl endopeptidase Rce1 family protein — protein sequence MRPLYRTASRALASAKERLTRWPGRRNWREVLALAVLFTIAAGLTARLSPGLRATLGDDPPALPGLAGVMLAAFLIPALGEELVFRGLLQPARLKGFRGHAASSASLAAFVAWHPVQVWLGLPHAQPVFLSPDFLWLAGLLGLFTTFSVHRSGSLWPAVLLHWFAVLLWKLAGG from the coding sequence ATGAGACCTTTATACCGCACTGCGTCAAGAGCGCTCGCATCTGCGAAAGAGCGGCTGACGCGCTGGCCGGGACGGCGTAACTGGCGCGAAGTCCTTGCGCTGGCGGTACTCTTCACGATCGCGGCCGGGCTGACGGCGCGCCTGTCACCGGGGCTTCGCGCAACGCTCGGCGATGACCCGCCGGCCCTGCCCGGGCTCGCCGGCGTGATGCTCGCCGCCTTCCTCATTCCCGCCCTCGGCGAGGAGCTGGTCTTTCGCGGGCTGCTCCAGCCCGCGCGCCTGAAGGGTTTCCGCGGCCATGCCGCGAGCAGCGCGAGCCTTGCCGCCTTCGTGGCCTGGCATCCTGTTCAGGTCTGGCTCGGCCTGCCTCATGCGCAGCCCGTCTTCCTCAGCCCGGACTTTCTCTGGCTGGCCGGCCTGCTCGGGCTCTTCACCACGTTCAGCGTGCACCGCTCGGGCAGCTTGTGGCCCGCGGTCCTCCTGCACTGGTTTGCCGTCCTGCTGTGGAAGCTCGCAGGCGGATAA